The sequence CGCCTCTTCATCCAAAGTATCACTGCCTTCCACCCATGTAGGGTGTAGGACCTCATCATCACCCCTCACTCCTACCACGGGCCCTCATCACTGTTCCTCTTCTTTATTTGAAAGTTACAGAAAGCCACAGAAGTTGGCAGTTGGGTTTCATTATCCCTGTAGATGTTCTGCTATCCACACATCTTCTAATGCAAGGTATTGGGAATCTttcaactctatggggcacatttactcaaacGGGGCTGTCGCAATCCCCCATCCAgaaggtccgacgaagatgaagtacgGCGCGATTCAAGTAGcttgtgtgcccgagttcctgcatccgtcgcatGAAACtcagcgccaaaatccaatcacgtgcaccaaaaaccccagttaaatgcatcgcaaaacagaaatcgccgggaaacatGACAAAAAtgtgatccgcagacccttagtaaatgagcccttatgTCTTTCCTTCCAGACTGTGTCAAATGCTATTGGTGGCCTGCCTATGATGCTTTCTGCATTTTTGATTATTCTGACCAGTTTATTTTTGTCTCTTTCCTGCCCAAGCTACTGCCCCAGCACTTACTTACCTGTTCCAGTCACAATCTAGTCGTGGGTTcttcgacgctgattcgggtccggctaggATTGACTAAGGTCCGTTCgtcgatatccactaggtgtcgctgcagcgctgaggtccgctggagttcaccttccatttcttggtgcaggtaagtgcgtgtcaagcgacattttTTAAATGCCACGATTCTTCCGAATCGATaccgcaatttttccgaatccgtcaggttttccgacggccacgagccccgatttccgtcatatgcatgccggcaccgaagtgccacaatccgatcgtgtgtgccaaaaacccggggcaattcgacgcaaatcggaaaaattcaggaaacctggCGAAAAAAAGTGatttggcccttagtaaatgacccccattttataATGTGGACTCTCAAATTCTCAGGAACTTGTTGCTTATAAGGAAGGATTTGAGTTTCCTGAGAAAGTACATACAAGACCACTACTTTTAGTATACTTTGGCACTGTTCGCCACCCACTCTAGTTGTCTATGATTGCACCCAGTTACTTGTATATGCTCACCTGTTCAATTTCCCAGCCTTTGATGTTTAGAGGATTACAAATGGGTTTGTTCTTCTGTAAAGTACCTGGTGAACGTATTCGgctcccttgaacttttctacctgttgccacatttcaggttttaaacataaagataaaattgtaatttttttggtggagaatcaacaacaagcacaattgtgaagtggaatgaaatttattatatagatattttgaacttttgtaaaaaatgataaactgaaaagtgggatgTGCAATATTATGCGGCCCCTTAAATTAATACTTTGTAGTTTTaactttatgtttgggatcattatcttgttggaagataattcTTTgttccagtctcaggtcttttgcagactcaggttttcttccagaatggtcctgtatttggctccatccatcttcccatcaattttaaccatcatGATGCGGCCACTACCATGTTTGACAGTGGGGATTGTGTGTTCAGGGTGAtaagctgtgttgcttttatacTAAACATAtcgtttggcattgtggccaaaaagtactaccgtatatactcgagtataagccgacccgagtataagccgagacccctaattttaccaccaaaaactggaaaaacccattgactcgagtataagccgagggtgtagtagccagccagccccctgtagtatacagccagcctcccccctgtagcatacagcctgccccaagtagtatacagcctgcccccaagtagtatacagcctgccccaatagtagtatacagcctgccccaatagtagtatacagcctgccccaatagtagtatacagcctgccccaatagtagtatacagcctgccccaatagtggtatacagcctgccccaatagcagtatacagcctgccccaaaagcagtatacagcctgccccaatagtagtatacagcctgccccaatagtagtatacagcgtgccccattagtagtatacagcctgcccccagtatgccaagtgaataaaaaaaacaaacttaatactcaccctccgacaatactcacctttgatgctcggcacggctcccggtcctcggcggtggctcccggtcctggcggcggcttccgaacctcggtgacagctcccctcttctttcttcactggcggctcccggtctcttttctttttcactagccggcagtcgcgtccatgcgacttgccagcgggcgcacactatgatgcggcagtgtcaccgccgatgacgtcatcagcggcgacagcgccgcatcatagtgtgcgcccacccacagatcgcatggacgcgactgccggctagtgaagaaagaaaagagaccgggagccgccagtgaagaaagaagaggggagcggagccgctgccaagaatcgggagctgccgccgaggatccggacaccggagggtgagtattattattttttttttttgcccctttatGTTTGCCCcttagttgactcgtgtataagccgaggtgaggtttttcagcaaattttttgtgctgaaaatctcggcttatacacgagtatatacggtaatttggtTTAATCTGACCatagcaccttcttccacatgtttggtgtctcccaggtggcttgtggtaAACTTTAAATAAGaccttttatggatatctttgagaaatggtttTCTTCTTGCCATTCTCCCAGATTTGTGCAGCTTACGACTGGTTGTTggcctatggacagactctcccacctcaactgtatatctctgcagttcatccagaaatatttttgtatccaaatccatctttaaaagacatctatcaccaggataaaGACTGTATgcgaatgagcctgaagggctccaggtgccattaacacctatgaggcatacagtccttcattccggtggtagatgccctttaaacttctccacaatagtatcacAGACCTGCCAGGTgttttccttggtcttcatgatgctctctaCATTTTAAATAGAACGTTGAGACTACCACAGAACAGATGCATTAATACAGAGATTTGATTACACACAGGTAGATTATATTTCTCATCATCAatcaggacaacattggatcattcagagatcctcactgaacttctggagtaagTTTGCTCCACTGAAAGTAGAGGGGCCAAATTATATTGCATGTCCTACTTTTCAGTTAATtatctttttaaaaactttaaaatatcAATAAATTTTGTTCTACTTCCCATCTGTGTCGCACTTGTTGATGATTCTTcatcaaaaaattacaatttaatatctttatgtttgaagactgaaatgtggcaaaaggtagaaaagtttgaGGTGGCTGAATACTTTTGCCAGTCACAGTAGGTCTACGGCCATCTCCTTTGTTTTATCAGCAATAAGGTTGTTTGCTCTCACTCCATTGCATAAAGTTGTTGACGGCTTTCCTGGCACCTGCTTGAACCAGAGGAACTTGGAGCAGGCAACTCCTCTCCCTGAAGCAGCAACTTCATCATTACCACTAGCAGCACCAGAACCAGTGTGGTCACTGTACCTAAATTCCTGCTTTCCTCAGTTTAAAAGACCTGCAGTACCATTTGTGGATATAGGTCAAAATATAACAACGACACAACAATGTAGTTGTCAGTACCTGTTCAGTAACagcgcgcaaccacaaccaggcttggcgctagctgtcagtgGTTGTGAACTCACCCTAcgacgtccctgtgggctaaggccctgcctaaagcagataaaccgccctaataagggcgaacccactatcaggaacctaactgacggtccttgagcgaccctacaagatgacaggaaaaacttacttcgtcttgaagctgctggatggtggagcggacaggtaaccagaatgCAGGAATAGACAAGCGTACACACTGGTGCACaaaatactaacacaggtctgagacagggaaagtggaATAATACTAGGAGgtaaacaatactgagggacaaacaatagATACAGGACTTCAGgtgggttatacacaggtcaggtccagatacagccAGACAAGCAgagacaggtcaagatcaaaaTGGCTGCAAAAGTACAGAAtcagatacaaaacacagaacacCAAACAAGACAGCAAAAGCACCAGACACACAGGTAAGACCTGAACTAGATACTCAGACAAGACaagactaaaaataaccagccaggtatgatggaaatgggcaggtatataaagcccttcccggacacacctccagcagcacactgggggaactgtccttCAGGCTAGTAACCcctgctgggcagggctgaaatgcaaggagcagggtgttgctcagttaatccaaacacaagcagtaagccacagttcacacacaaataaacgcaacCTATTAAGCCAACTGTGGATAGTGTGACATTTGGGCACAGAGGTTACAGTAGTACTGTATGACACAAATAGGTCTAAGAGTGATAGTGTAAGTTAACACTGATGAAAATACTAAATCTAAATCTAAGACTGGTATTTTAACTTAACACCAGATCATACCACAACTGCAACAGCCCCTTTAAGATTTTAAACTATACTGTGACAGCCCCATTAAGATCTTGATGGAACTGCAAGCTATTCTGCAAAGGTacctttaagattttgatggaactgcaaactatactaaAACAGCCACTTTAAGATTTTAATAGAACTGCAAACTACACTGCAACAGCCTCCATATGATTTTGATGAAACTGCAAACTCTTCTCCAGTGGCCCCTTTAAGATTTCGATGGAACTGCAATCTAAACTGAGTTTGTGCCTTTAAGATATTGGTGAATGATGCTGTATGTCTGCTGCTGTAAAATAGAAGCCTATCAGTAAATGAATGTAGTTCTTTACAGTGCCCTTAGGGTAATTATTTCAGATATCCACCTGTCcctaatcacagcagcctccagttCCTATCTAAGTGCAATTATTGGTATTTAAGAAGTCCCTGTCTGAATAATTAAAGTTATGAAGCGCTGCAACCACTTCTGTTTGTAATAGTGTCTGGACATCTGATCCTGATTTTGTACAGCCTGACCAATTCCAGCCATGCccacagaggacatgcctgtggttgctaaggggcCTCAGGCTggttgattggctgctcagcagtcaatcaaccaGCTTGGTGTTTTCCCCCCAGACACAATCCCAAAGCATGGACAACAGTAAATTTTCAGCTTTTGGGGGTTGTGGGTGCCACACCTACCAAATTTGTTACAGAACAGAACTTTGCAATTgtagtccactcatcactaatgatTATGCTACTGGCATTAAGATAACAATGATTATTGATGTCCATCCTCTGAAACTCAATCTTTATTTACAGCATTGTTTATTTCAACTACAGGTGTCCTATTCATATCAATAATTCCCAAGGCTTTGTCTAACTACATCTGGTAAATATTCTACAAAAACTGAACTTTGCTATCCATGCTGTTACCTGAATCAATTAACTGTCCAGggaacattatactgtaagtgactgtgcttTCAGGGAACAGTAGGGAGATACTGCAAAGGTCACCAAGGAATCAAATTATCCAGTGAGAAATGGTTGCTGATGCAAAAGAATTGATACCTGTGAAGAAGATGACAGACTGGACCAGTACAAAGGGAGAAGGCAAAAGCTGCAACCTCATATGCAAAGCGAGTGATGGCAGCCCTATTGTCCAGTGTATTTATTGCTGTTCTATATTTATGTGTCAATGTGTTGTAATTCACTGCCactttatatttacatttttagtaCAGAACTTTCATGTACATGTTTAAATGTGTGCTATATTCATTTtaggtgtatatttatatatgcagtatatttgTCGGAGGTAGGCCAAATTGTAAATAATCTCATAGCAGTTGGCTTCTTATATTCTGTATGTTTCTCATGATTCTTTTCTCCTCAAACAGCTTAAAGGCTATAATCAGCCCTGACTGCACTGTGCGCATCCTAAGATTTTACGTTGGTGGGCATAATTTTGTGTGTCTTCCTGGGACATGAAAAGGCCTCAACCTGGCCATGGTGGAGGGCATTGGAAAAATAGTTGAACATTTGATTTTGCATTCCAGTGTTGCATCGGTACAAGCAAGGACAATGCAAGGACGTTCCCTCTGCAGGCCAAACAGCTGCTCCAGAACTGTAATAGTTATACAGTAATGGCAGGGccctgcattatatttctatactGTGTGCAAACCTTGGGATCCTGCCAACATACGGCACGTTTACATGGGCAGCACGTGCTTGTGTAAAACAGTCCTTAAGCTGCTAGAGTTTGGAGCTTAGATGTTATATTGAGGCAGCCACACAGTCCCCTGGGGGGAGACCATTGGTTTATACTCTATTTTCTCTATAGAACAGTATTCATCTGGCTTCCCCTAGTAATCCCCCAAAAATGTATTGTTATTGCATTTGTAATACAATGTATTTTTCTAAAAGCCCTATGTTCCCACTATAACAGTAAAATTGGTAAAACATTCTTTCTCAATATGTTAATCTCATTTAGTAAAATTTTGATTGCAACACAAATGGACAGAAACAGTTAAATGTAATGTCTTCATTTTATTATATCATTTAAATAAAGCAAATAGAGAAAAAAGCAGCAATACCTTGCTTATTCGGTTAAATGATTGTGAATGTGAAACCTACCATTAaggatctacctgttaaaggggttatccgggtttaaatttttttttatgtccgggctggggagggctagttaaacataataaacatgtacttaccccctccggcgccgccgttgtcccgcgccgcggtcacttcgatctgtgcccccgtttgtttacaggggcacggaagcgctgagagatggtgcgcatgggagcttccggccggccggaagctccctgtgcgccggtgtaatgaaaccggcgcacagagaagacgggccgcggcgcgggacatcggcagcaccggaggaggtaagtacatgtttattatgtttaactagtcctccccagcccggacataaaaaaaaattaaacccggataacccctttaaggtagatcAAGTGGCAGGTTCATTTAATGAATAGATCCGAGccatttttagggctaatccttcacccccccccccccctatacttAATATTTTAAGACACTAATATGAAAAtttctgaaagaggctactggagcgtgccCTACAGGCATCTTTCAATCCTTCTACTATGACACGTTCAGCGTGCAGCAATAAAGAGTCCGCGCTGAACCAGGAGTCCACTCTTCCATGCTCTGCATAGCGTATCTATGCAGAACTGGTGACTGCTTTGGAGCCGAGTACGCACAGCTGGCGGCTCTGCATAGATAGTTTATGCAAACGTGAATGAGtgtgcgcagctacaaggagctgcatccTGAACATGTTGTAGTAGCAGgattgaaagaggctactggggcgtggagaatcTGCGCTGTGTAGCTTcaactccagctactccacgcccctgtagcctctttaaGAAATTTGCATATTTGGGGCATAAATTAACAATTAGCCCTTTAAAGGGTACCTTAATAGGTGGATccgtaatggtaggtttccttcaatgtAGATAATTTCAACATCTAGATCTATAAAAGGAAACATGGGCAGGAAACAGTTAAATCTGACTGGTATAGACCCATGGAATGCTTTCTCAAAATTCATAACAGTGCTAAATTCTTTACAAAGTGCCCAGTTTAACTTTATTTGTTCTGGCTAAGTTTTGTCCACCAccattggagaaaatcttgtccATTTGTTCTTacatagacaatccctttaaggagcagaatctcctgtatctccatgtGCTACAAATAGAAGTTATAATAGTAGTAATCTTCACCCTCAAGCTAAAGAGAAACTGAAAATGAGAGATGAAGCTGGTAGAGGAGACAGCTGCTAATAATCATGATGCAACTTATTTAATGGCCAAAAATACACTTGACAACATCATCTTTCAGAAAAATCATCTGAAAGTGTTGTTCTCAGACCTATTTCTCCTTGTGAGCTACAATGAAAATGATCCCCTTATAGTCAGAAAGATCACTCACATTTGATCTCTTTTTAACCTCACAGAAATCAATTGTAAAACCTTCTCCTACTAGAACTTTCCTAGCAAAAGCCACATCATATCTGAAATAATGAAACTTGTGTCCCCCAACTGTATAATATGTTGCATCTATTACTCCAAATAAAATTAGGTGTCCTCCAGGTTTTAACAACTTTGAGAACTTCCTGAAATATCTGACATAATCATCCTGGTCTTTGCTGATAGCATCCAGGAGCACAGCAGTGACGATACAATCCGCTGGTGGTAAATCTATTGGTTctgtaatattttctttattaaggTTACATTTCACAACATGTTGCAGCGCGGATctcacttttttttctttgtcttccAACTGGTGACTGAAAGAAATGGAAGAAATTAAGAAAGTTATTATCTTGCAGTCAACATTAATAGGGCAGCATGGAAGTTAGTCATATGTTCTGGAATATTGGCTTTAATATTTGTGCATATTGGTGAATTTAACCAAGTCTGTAAGTGGTGTTTAAACCAAATGACCAGGTTCTTTCATAGCAGAGGGGCAACTTTACTTCAGTCTGCAACTATCTGCATCATCCTAAACGATTGCAGTGTCCTCCAAGAGTTATAGTAGAACCAAGCTTTATAATATAACCTTCTTCATTATGTCTTTTCATTATGCAATTGCCAATCTATTCCCAGTTTAACCTGTACAATCATGACACTTGGTGTCATGTCCTCACCAACCAGAGCATTGCTATTCCTCCCCAAGTCTCCAGTTAGAGGGCGTTGGGTGGAGATGTGCATGTGGGCCCTTCACAGCCTGCGCCCCCTCATCTCTTTTTACTGCAGCAGCAGTTGGGGTAGAGAAGGGGAGGCAGGTCACAGCAGAAGATCAAGCACAGAGTACACAAAGAGGAAGCATAGGGATGTGTTGAACCTTATGTCTGGCCTATGATAGCATCCTGCCATCTGGAATATCCTCCCGCATGGATGACAGTCTACACTGTAGGTAACTATATGTGAGATATGTGTGTGATGCAtgcatgtgtttgtatatatgtgtgggaCTTATTTTCGTATTAAAAGGGGAATGTGGCGCACACAATTGAATTTtgtcgcaatcgcgccagctttcatgcaacagaaatccagGGGCGTGCCGTTGGTCGATCCGAAGGATTtgtactgagcgtgggatttaacattggaatttgtgttgcaagccaagcccttacatgcatcgggaagaagaaggtgaactccagcggaccagagcggggagtgacacatgcaggatatcaggcgcaggatcaacgtggatcgcagcacagtgcatcatTGTCGGAAATTGCgattcggacaggtaagtaaaagtgccctaGTGTCTTACATAAATAAaagatgcactaggtcttattttcaggggatatcTTATAGTTCCATGAAAAAATGTTCACATTTTGCAGTTATGccatcacatacactcaccggccactttattagggacaccatgctagtaacgggttggacctccttttgccttcagaactgcctcaattcttcgtggcatagattcaaaaaggtgctggaagcattcctcagagattttggtccatattgacatgatggcatcacacaattgccgcagatttgttggctgcacatccatgatgcgaatctcccgttccaccacatcccaaagatgctatattggattgagatctggtgactgtgtatgccatttgagtacagtgaactcattgtcatgttcaagaaaccagtctgagatgattccagctttatgacatggggcattatcctgctgaaagtagccatcatatgttgggtacattgtggtcataaagggatggacatggtcagcaacaatactcaggtaggctgtggcgttgcaatgatgctcaattggtaccaaggggcccaaagagtgccaagaaaatattccccacaccatgacaccaccatcattGTCGGAAATTGCgattcggacaggtaagtaaaaatGCCCTAGTGTCTTACATAAATAAaagatgcactaggtcttattttcaggggatatcTTATAGTTCCATGAAAAAATGTTCACATTTTGCAGTTATGccatcacatacactcaccggccactttattagggacaccatgctagtaacgggttggacccccttttgccttcagaactgcctcaattcttcgtggcatagattcaaaaaggtgctggaagcattcctcagagattttggtccatattgacatgatggcatcacacaattgctgcagatttgtcggctgcacatccatgatgcgaatctcccgttccaccacatcccaaagatgctatattggattgagatctggtgactgtggaggccatttgagtatagtgaactcattgtcatgttcaagaaaccagtctgagatgattccagctttatgacatggcgcattatcctgctgaaagtagccatcagatgttgggtacattgtggtcataaagggatggacatggtcagcaacaataatcaggtaggctgtggcgttgcaatgatgctcaattggtaccaaggggcccaaagagtgccaagaaaatattccccacaccatgacaccaccaccacctgaaccgttgatacaaggcaggatggatccatgctttcatgttgttgacgccaaattatgaccctaccatccgaatgtcgcagcagaaatcgagactcatcagaccaggcaacgtttttccaatcttctactgtccaatttcgatgagcttgtgcaaattgtagcctcagtttcctgttcttagctgaaaggagtggcacccgatgtggtcttctactgctgtagcccatctacctcaaagttcgacatactgtgcattcagagatgctcttctgcctaccttggttgtaacgggtggcgatttgagtcactgttgcctcgaaccagtctgctcgaaccagtctgcccattctcctctgacctctggcatcaacaaggcaattCCGCCCATAGAACTGactctcactggatgttttttctttttcggaccattctctgtaaaccttagagatggttgtgcgtaaaaatcccagtagatcagcagtttctgaaatactcagaccagcccttctagcaccaataaccatgccacgttcaaaggcactcaaatcacctttcttccccatactgatgctcggtttgaactgcaggagattgtcttgaccatgtttacatgcctaaatgcactgag comes from Engystomops pustulosus chromosome 6, aEngPut4.maternal, whole genome shotgun sequence and encodes:
- the LOC140135217 gene encoding nicotinamide N-methyltransferase-like is translated as MDCGAHKLYHVHGLDSRQYLDQFYSENGKIIFGEDTLIFPIKNLKETFSLGHIKGDILIDLSKGSLIHHLYSACEFFKHLIVLKIQDRCILELKRWVDTRTGAFDWCHAAQLHVDLEGNSHQLEDKEKKVRSALQHVVKCNLNKENITEPIDLPPADCIVTAVLLDAISKDQDDYVRYFRKFSKLLKPGGHLILFGVIDATYYTVGGHKFHYFRYDVAFARKVLVGEGFTIDFCEVKKRSNVSDLSDYKGIIFIVAHKEK